In one Oncorhynchus nerka isolate Pitt River linkage group LG7, Oner_Uvic_2.0, whole genome shotgun sequence genomic region, the following are encoded:
- the LOC115131328 gene encoding CCN family member 4-like: MSWLLKWILIAAGIQQAYSQTQISTAMLPLTEPTDLEPYNRTQYCHWPCECPLAPHSCPSGVSLLMDGCDCCKACARQVGEECNEADTCDYHKGLYCDYSSDKPRYEKGVCAYMVGVGCEHDGVIYRNGQSFKPSCKYQCLCVNGAIGCVSLCTDSQPPRVWCQNSRRVKIPGRCCEQWICDEPKKGRKTAPRHAVEALPVEAKGQSRNCVIQTTSWSICSKTCGRGLSLRVSNANDRCEMVKESRLCNIRPCEVDITKHIKPGKNCMNIYREEQPKNFTISGCVSKKSYRPKYCGVCVATDHRCCIPYKSKTIDVEFLCPNGAVFTWQVMWINACFCNLSCKNPNDIFAELENYYGYPEIVN; the protein is encoded by the exons ATGAGCTGGCTGCTAAAGTGGATTCTTATAGCAGCAGGGATTCAACAG GCCTACTCCCAGACCCAGATTTCCACTGCCATGCTGCCCCTAACAGAACCCACAGACCTAGAGCCATACAACCGGACCCAGTACTGCCACTGGCCCTGTGAGTGCCCCCTGGCCCCCCATTCCTGCCCTTCAGGGGTGAGCCTGCTCATGGATGGCTGTGACTGCTGCAAGGCTTGCGCCAGGCAGGTGGGGGAGGAGTGCAACGAGGCAGACACTTGTGACTACCATAAGGGATTGTACTGCGATTACAGCTCAGACAAGCCTAGGTACGAAAAAGGAGTGTGTGCAT ATATGGTTGGCGTGGGCTGCGAGCATGATGGTGTGATCTACCGGAATGGGCAGAGCTTCAAACCCAGCTGTAAATaccagtgtctgtgtgtgaacgGGGCCATCGGGTGCGTGTCCCTGTGTACGGACTCCCAGCCCCCCCGGGTGTGGTGCCAGAACTCAAGGAGGGTCAAGATCCCAGGACGCTGCTGTGAACAGTGGATCTGTGACGAGCCCAAGAAGGGGAGGAAGACTGCTCCAAGACATGCAGTGGAAG CTCTTCCTGTTGAGGCGAAGGGCCAGAGCAGGAACTGTGTGATCCAGACAACCTCCTGGAGTATCTGCTCTAAGACTTGTGGTCGAGGTCTGTCCCTGCGTGTCTCTAATGCTAACGACAGGTGTGAGATGGTAAAAGAGTCCCGCCTCTGCAACATACGGCCCTGTGAGGTGGACATCACCAAGCACATCAAG CCAGGGAAGAATTGTATGAACATCTACAGAGAAGAGCAGCCAAAAAACTTTACCATCTCAGGCTGTGTCAGTAAGAAGTCTTACAGGCCTAAATACTGTGGGGTCTGCGTGGCCACGGACCATCGCTGCTGCATTCCCTACAAGTCCAAGACCATCGATGTGGAGTTTCTGTGTCCCAACGGTGCCGTGTTCACCTGGCAAGTCATGTGGATCAACGCCTGCTTCTGTAACCTCAGCTGCAAGAACCCCAATGACATCTTCGCCGAGCTGGAGAATTACTATGGCTACCCTGAGATCGTGAACTGA
- the LOC115131327 gene encoding protein NDRG1-like isoform X1 — MDDIQVLPKAPLLVDRELPGLRAAVAQLVIKEHDVETPHGRIHCTMKGIPKGDRPVILTFHDIGLNHKTCFDSMFQHEDMQEITQHFAVCHVDAPGQHEGANTFSTGYEYPSMDQLSESLPLVLKHFGLKSIIGIAVGAGAYILARFALDYPALVEGLVLVNINHCAEGWMDWAANKVTALPEMLIGHLFGKEEISNNHDLIATYRHHIMNDMNQYNLHHFVKAYNSRRDLEIERPIPGGKVSVRTLKCPSLLVVGDSSPAVDAVVECNTKLDPTKTTLLKMADCGGLPMVDQPAKLTEAFKYFIQGMGYMPAASMTRLVRSRTASGSSIHSMDGNRSRSHTNEGNRSRSHTNEKRGRSHTDSMEGTANSSTALKSTEVSC; from the exons GAGCACGATGTAGAGACTCCCCATGGAAGGATCCACTGCACCATGAAGGGGATACCCAAAGGAGACCGGCCCGTCATCCTCACCTTCCATGACATTGGACTGAACC ACAAGACGTGCTTTGACTCCATGTTCCAGCATGAGGACATGCAGGAGATCACGCAGCACTTTGCTGTGTGCCACGTCGATGCCCCTGGGCAGCACGAGGGGGCCAACACTTTCTCTACTGG GTACGAGTACCCCTCCATGGATCAGCTGTCTGAGTCCCTCCCCCTGGTCCTCAAGCATTTTGG CCTGAAAAGCATCATTGGAATAGCCGTCGGAGCTGGAGCCTACATCCTGGCGAGATTCGCT CTGGACTACCCAGCATTGGTGGAAGGCCTGGTTCTGGTTAACATCAACCATTGTGCTGAGGGGTGGATGGACTGGGCTGCAAACAAG GTCACTGCTTTGCCCGAAATGCTCATCGGCCATCTCTTCGGAAAG GAGGAAATATCCAACAACCATGACCTTATCGCCACCTACCGCCATCACATCATGAACGACATGAACCAGTACAACCTGCACCACTTTGTCAAAGCTTACAACAG CCGGCGGGATCTGGAGATTGAGAGGCCCATTCCTGGTGGGAAAGTCTCCGTCAGAACCCTGAA GTGTCCTTCTCTGTTGGTGGTAGGAGACAGCTCTCCGGCTGTTGACGCTGTG GTAGAGTGCAATACTAAGCTGGACCCGACAAAGACCACACTGCTCAAG ATGGCGGATTGCGGAGGCCTGCCCATGGTTGACCAG CCTGCAAAGCTGACCGAGGCCTTCAAGTACTTCATTCAGGGAATGGGCTACA TGCCCGCCGCCAGCATGACCAGACTGGTCCGCTCTCGCACTGCATCCGGCTCCAGCATCCACTCCATGGATGGCAACAGGAGCCGGTCTCACACTAACGAGGGAAACAGGAGCCGGTCACACACCAACGAGAAGCGTGGCCGCTCCCACACAGACAGTATGGAAGGCACAGCAAACAGCAGCACTGCGCTCAAATCCACCGAAGTGTCCTGCTAG
- the LOC115131327 gene encoding protein NDRG1-like isoform X2, whose amino-acid sequence MVLEGDSDMESVVAEIETSEHDVETPHGRIHCTMKGIPKGDRPVILTFHDIGLNHKTCFDSMFQHEDMQEITQHFAVCHVDAPGQHEGANTFSTGYEYPSMDQLSESLPLVLKHFGLKSIIGIAVGAGAYILARFALDYPALVEGLVLVNINHCAEGWMDWAANKVTALPEMLIGHLFGKEEISNNHDLIATYRHHIMNDMNQYNLHHFVKAYNSRRDLEIERPIPGGKVSVRTLKCPSLLVVGDSSPAVDAVVECNTKLDPTKTTLLKMADCGGLPMVDQPAKLTEAFKYFIQGMGYMPAASMTRLVRSRTASGSSIHSMDGNRSRSHTNEGNRSRSHTNEKRGRSHTDSMEGTANSSTALKSTEVSC is encoded by the exons GAGCACGATGTAGAGACTCCCCATGGAAGGATCCACTGCACCATGAAGGGGATACCCAAAGGAGACCGGCCCGTCATCCTCACCTTCCATGACATTGGACTGAACC ACAAGACGTGCTTTGACTCCATGTTCCAGCATGAGGACATGCAGGAGATCACGCAGCACTTTGCTGTGTGCCACGTCGATGCCCCTGGGCAGCACGAGGGGGCCAACACTTTCTCTACTGG GTACGAGTACCCCTCCATGGATCAGCTGTCTGAGTCCCTCCCCCTGGTCCTCAAGCATTTTGG CCTGAAAAGCATCATTGGAATAGCCGTCGGAGCTGGAGCCTACATCCTGGCGAGATTCGCT CTGGACTACCCAGCATTGGTGGAAGGCCTGGTTCTGGTTAACATCAACCATTGTGCTGAGGGGTGGATGGACTGGGCTGCAAACAAG GTCACTGCTTTGCCCGAAATGCTCATCGGCCATCTCTTCGGAAAG GAGGAAATATCCAACAACCATGACCTTATCGCCACCTACCGCCATCACATCATGAACGACATGAACCAGTACAACCTGCACCACTTTGTCAAAGCTTACAACAG CCGGCGGGATCTGGAGATTGAGAGGCCCATTCCTGGTGGGAAAGTCTCCGTCAGAACCCTGAA GTGTCCTTCTCTGTTGGTGGTAGGAGACAGCTCTCCGGCTGTTGACGCTGTG GTAGAGTGCAATACTAAGCTGGACCCGACAAAGACCACACTGCTCAAG ATGGCGGATTGCGGAGGCCTGCCCATGGTTGACCAG CCTGCAAAGCTGACCGAGGCCTTCAAGTACTTCATTCAGGGAATGGGCTACA TGCCCGCCGCCAGCATGACCAGACTGGTCCGCTCTCGCACTGCATCCGGCTCCAGCATCCACTCCATGGATGGCAACAGGAGCCGGTCTCACACTAACGAGGGAAACAGGAGCCGGTCACACACCAACGAGAAGCGTGGCCGCTCCCACACAGACAGTATGGAAGGCACAGCAAACAGCAGCACTGCGCTCAAATCCACCGAAGTGTCCTGCTAG